Genomic DNA from Thermotoga petrophila RKU-1:
AAAGTACTCGAGGTTTTGAAGCCTGACATCGATTCCGTGAGCGAAGTTCTCGTCAAACTCAAAGATATGGTGCACAGTGTCAGAAACAGTAAAGTGGAAACTGCTTTCCCTTATGAAGACTCAAAATTGAAATCTTCACTCGAAAAACTCCTGTCCGAACTCAACACTCTCTACAACAAAATCTCTGCTTTTTCAGATCTTTCGGATCTCTCAGAAAAGATCTTTGCCATGAAGAGTTCTTTAGAAGAGATAAACAATGTGGTAAGCGAAGATGGTGACATTTCCAAGAAAGCCCTCTATGGAAGCTTTGTTCAATCCTTTGAAGAAACGGTTCCTATTGTTGAAGGAATCGTAGAGAAAGTGAGCGACGGAATTGACGATTTCGTTCAAAAGATAAAGGATTTGAAGAATATAGAAAACGAATTCATAGTACTCGAAGCAAAACTCGATGGCCTAGAGAAAAGCTTGAACAATGTGAGATCCTCCCTCTCTGAGAAAGAGAAAGAAATTTCTTCGGCGAAGATGTATCTGGATCTCAAGATCTTCAACCATCAGATCCAGAGCAGAATAGATTCCCTTGAAGATATAGAATCGTTTAATAACGCTGCACAAATGAAACTTCTTTCGATATATAGAACCCTCAGGGACTTTGTGAGCGGTTATGTATCAGAACACGGGGGAGACGATTTCATTGGAAAGATAAGAAAGCTTGCAACGAAACTTTCCTGGATAGAAGACTACAGAGATCTGAACAGACGGGTGGAAACGGGTTACAAAAACGCTCTGAAAATCGTTGAAAACGCACAGAATATCCTCGATGACTTCAAAGAAAGTTATTCAAATCTTCTTGATCTTTCCTTCAAAGGACTTTACATCTCTTCTGAGCATCTTGAAATGCTGTACGACCTCGTGAAGATGAACTTCGTTCAGGAAGTTCTCACGAACACAGCGGTGGCTTCGAGAAAGGCAGGAACTCTGATGGACACCATTCCTTTGAAGGAATTGAAGTCCGATCTCAAAAAGATCGATGGAGACCTCTACAGACTCGCGCAGATATGGGAGCAGAAGACGAAGCATTACTTCCTCAGATGGGTCATGAACTCGGTGATCGTCGCGGGCCTTGTTTCACTCATCACCACGGCTGTTTGTGCCTTGGCTGCATATCCGTTCAGCAGAATGAGATTCTGGGGAAGGCAGTACGGAATCATGGCTCTCCTTCTCATTCAGATGTTCCCGGCCATCATGTACATGGTTGCGATATACGGTCTTTTGAAGCTCATCGGTCAGTTCCTTCCGTTCCTGGGACTGGATTCCCTCGGAGGATTGATATTTGCCTACCTTGGTAACATAGCTTACAACATGTACCTCATAAAGGGATTCTACGACACCATTCCTTCGTCTCTAGAAGAGGCTGCTATGATCGACGGTGCAACCAGATTCCAGACCTTCTACAAGATAGTCGTTCCACTCGCTCTTCCGATCCTCACGGTCATAGTGATACTCACCTTCATCGGGACGTTCAACGAGTTCGTCCTTGCAAGGATCATTCTTCAGGACGTGAAAAACTACACTTACGCTCTCGGCCTCTGGACGTTCTCAACGGGTGCTTATGAAACAGAGTGGGGCCTTTTCACGGCTGCCGCTCTCCTCGGTATGACACCGATGGTGATACTCTTCCTGTCCCTCCAGAAGTACATAGTGGGTGGACTCACGAAAGGATCGGTGAAAGGATGATGTACCCGATGCCGTCTTGGGTTTACGACAGTGTCGTGTATCAGATCTTTCCAGATAGATTCTTCATCGGAAAGGGAAAAACGGTGGAAGACAAAAAGGATCTGTACCTGAAGCGGGGAGGAGTCATAGAGAAATGGGGAGTTCCTCCCCGCAAACTTCCCGGTGCTCAGCACGTGAAGATCTTCTACGGAGGAGATCTGTGGGGAATAGCCGAGAAGGTCGATTATTTTGAAGAACTTGGAATCAACGTTCTGTACCTCACTCCTATCTTTTTGTCCGATACCAATCACAAGTACGACACAATCGATTACTTCAGAGTGGATCCACAGTTCGGTGGAAAGAGGGCTTTTCTGCACCTTTTGAGGGTTCTCCATGAGAGGAGTATGAAACTCATTCTCGATGGTGTGTTCAACCACGTTGGGAGTCAGCATCCGTGGTTCAAAAAAGCGAAGAAAAACGATCCAGAGTACGTGAACAGATTTTTCCTTTACAAAGATAGGCACAGATCGTGGTTCGACGTTGGAAGCCTTCCCGAGCTGAACGTGGAAGTCGAAGAAGTGAAGGAATACATTTTGAAAGTTGTCGAGCACTACCTGAAACTGGAGATAGACGGTTGGAGGCTGGATTGCGGCCACGATCTTGGACCTACCGTCAACCTGTGGATCAACATGAAAGTGAAAGAGTTCTCAGCAGAAAAGTACCTCGTGAGTGAGATATGGACTTACCCGGCAGGATGGGATATGGTTGATGGTCTGATGAACTACAACTTCAGAAACCTCGTGCTGAGCTATGTGAACGGCGAGACGGATTCCATAGGTTTTCACCTGGAAAGAGCTTACAGGGAGACGAAGAACATATTCGGTTGCTGGAACATGCTTGACAGTCACGACACCCCGAGACTCGCCACAATGGTTCCCGACAGAGACCTGAGAAAACTCGCTGTAGTTCTTCAGTTCACTTATCCCGGTGTTCCGCTCGTTTACTATGGAACAGAGATAGGTCTCACAGGTGGAGAAGATCCAGAGTGTCGTGCCACCATGGAATGGAACAGAGAGAAATGGGATGTTGATCTGTTCGAGTTCTACAAGAAGATGATCAGACTGAGAAGGACGGATCCAGGTTTGCGCTTTGGAGAGTTTGTCTTGCTGAACGACTCACCTCTCGCGTTTCTCAGAAAGGCTCCTCATCCTCTTCAAAACACCATCGTGGTGGTGAACCCAGGAGAAGAGAAGGTGCTGGTTCTCTCCATTCCCGACGGGAAAATTATGAACACCACTCCCCTTGTCGATGTGTTCAGCGGAGAAAGATTCCACGTTGACGGCGGGGTTGTGAAGCTTCCCCTTCCAGCGAGATCTTTCAGAATTCTCAAGCCCGAGGATCTGAGAGTGGGTAAGTACAGATTGTACAAGAGAGTTTGAAAAAATTCATTGAAGATTCCGGCTGGCTTCCGGCCAGCCTTTTAATTTTTTAAGAAGCGTTTGAATTCATGGAAAAAACGTTCGGAAAGTATATAGTTGTAACTGGTGGATACGAAATACAGGGAGGTGTTTTTATGCCATCTGTGAAGATCGGTATCATCGGTGCGGGGAGCGCGGTGTTTTCTCTGAGGCTTGTGAGTGATCTTTGCAAAACGCCGGGACTCTCTGGCAGCACGGTCACCCTCATGGATATCGACGAAGAAAGACTCGACGCTGTTCTGACCATCGCGAAAAAATACGTTGAAGAAGTGGGAGCGGATCTGAAATTCGAAAAAACCATGAATTTAGATGACGTCATCATCGACGCGGATTTTGTGATAAACACAGCGATGGTGGGTGGCCATACCTACTTGGAGAAAGTCAGACAGATCAGTGAGAAATACGGCTACTACAGAGGAATAGACGCTCAGGAGTTTAACATGGTCTCCGACTACTACACCTTCTCCAACTACAACCAGCTCAAGTACTTCGTTGAAATAGCAAGGAAGATAGAGAAGCTCTCCCCAAAAGCCTGGTACTTGCAGGCAGCGAATCCCGTTTTCGAAGGAACAACCCTTGTGACAAGAACGGTTCCCATAAAGGCAGTGGGATTCTGCCATGGACACTACGGCGTGATGGAGATCGTAGAGAAACTGGGGCTGGAAGAAGAAAAAGTAGATTGGCAGGTCGCAGGAGTGAACCACGGTATCTGGCTGAATAGGTTCAGATACAACGGGGAGAACGCGTATCCCCTCCTTGACAGGTGGATCGAGGAAAAATCAAAAGATTGGAAACCAGAGAACCCCTTCAACGATCAGCTCTCTCCCGCTGCGATAGATATGTACAGATTCTACGGTGTGATGCCCATCGGTGACACCGTGAGAAACTCTTCGTGGAGGTACCACAGGGATCTTGAGACCAAGAAGAAATGGTACGGTGAACCCTGGGGAGGAGCAGATTCTGAAATAGGCTGGAAATGGTACCAGGACACACTTGGAAAGGTAACGGAGATCACAAAGAAGGTGGCAAAGTTCATCAAAGAAAATCCGTCCGCGAGGCTCTCCGACCTTGGAAGTGTTCTGGGAAAAGACCTCTCAGAAAAGCAGTTTGTGCTCGAAGTAGAGAAAATCCTCGATCCAGAAAGAAAGAGTGGAGAGCAGCACATCCCATTCATCGATGCGCTGTTGAACGATAACAAGGCAAGATTCGTGGTGAACATACCAAATAGGGGTATCATCCACGGAATAGACGATGACGTGGTCGTTGAAATCCCAGCCCTTGTGGACAAGAACGGAATCCATCCCGAGAAGATCGAACCACCGCTTCCAGATCGCGTGGTCAAGTACTACCTGAGACCAAGGATCATGAGAATGGAAATGGCTCTGGAGGCGTTCCTCACGGGGGACATAAGGATCATAAAAGAACTTCTCTACAGAGATCCAAGAACGAAGAACGACGAACAGGTAGAAAAGGTGATCGAGGAAATCCTCGCACTCTCGGAAAACGAAGAGATGCGGAAACATTATCTGAAGAGATGAAAGGATCTGAAAGGGGCCTGAAAGGCCCCTTTATGTATAATATAATGTGTTGAAAAATCCAAAAGAAGATAGTGGGGGAAAAGATGAGTTCTCTTAAAAAAAAAAGAACTTTTCTGGAAGATAACAATAGCTCTTATCGTTGCATTTGTTGTGATATGTGTTCTGAGTATCTTTCAGCTTTACTTTTCCGGAATGAAAACTGCCCGCGATTTCATAAGAAACGTGAACAATACCGTGACGTCCTTCATAAACGGATATTTCAGAAAATTCTATGTTGTTGATGTTTTGAGCCGCATTCCTGAAGTACGATATGCACCTTATCTGACCGATGAGGAAAGACGAAAAGTGTTGGAAATCTACAGAATTTTCCAGGAGGCAGACAGAGATATATACTATCTGTACTCGGGATACGAGAATGGACTTCTTCTGATCAACGATTACGAACCCGCAGAAGGATACGATCCAAGAGTAAGACCCTGGTACAGAGCCGCCCTCGAATCCCGACCTAAACCCACCGGTGGGATTCCCTACAGGGAGTTCAAAACAAAAGAGCTTTTGTTTTCCGTGAGCAAGGTGATCACGGACGACGAGGGAAACGTGACCGGTGTGATATCTGTTGAAACACTCCTGGAGAGACTTTTGAGTAATTTTCCTCATTCTTTTGATAACCATGAAACTGTGACAGAACCCCAACCACGCAAGCTATTCCCCTTCAGGGGGATAGGTTTGTTGTGGTGTTAATTATCTTATGATATAATTGAATGGGGTGATAGGTATGCATATCAAGAAGACAAGGTGGAGTCATTATAATCTGAACTATCATTTTGCGTGGATACCTAAATACCGCAGAAAAATCCTGGTCGGCTCCATAGCTGAAGAACTTGAACGAATACTCCGCAACACAGCAAAACAACACGGAATAGAAATACTGGCCCTCTCTATTCAGCCTGATCATGTTCATTTGTTTGTATCGGCGCCTCCGAGATTTTCACCGGCTGAGATAGCAAACCTATTCAAGGGTGTTTCAGCGAGGAAACTGCTGGAGAAATTTCCAGAGCTTAGAACCAAAGAGGGCCTTTGGGCTCGAAGTTACTACGTTGGAACAGCCGGTAATGTTTCTGAAGAAACTATCAGGAGGTACATCGAGGAATGTCAAGACGTGTGATACGAACCTACAAACTCGCTGTACCAGGACATTTGAATCAAATATGCGAAGAACTCAACCGCACAGCAGCAAGAATCTACAACAAAACGATGTCTCTTGTGCGAAAGATACACCAAAAGAAAGGCTTCTGGCTGTCCTGGCCTGCCGCAGACAAATACATCCTCCGCTGGGCAGAAAACATCAAAATCCACGTCCATTCAAAGCAGGCATTTGTTCAGCTCTACTTTCAAGCCCTCAAAGGGTACTTCAAAGCAGCCAAAAAGAATCAAGATGCAAAACCTCCCCACAAGAAAAAACGCTATCTGCCGTTCATATGGAAAGAAAGCGCTGTAAAACTTCTGCCAGACGGTACCCTGAGATTGTCTTTGGGCAAAGAACGAGAACCATTTGTTGTACAAACACCTCTCAAACCTCCCCTTCGCATCAAACAGGCAAGACTTGTCTTTGAAGATGGATACTATCTCCACCTTGCGATAGAGGTGGAGATTGAAGAGAAGAATGCTGGCTCTGGTGTTATGGCGGCCGACCTTGGAGTGCTCCGTCCCATCACGTGCTTTGATGGAAAAGAAGTCATCAGCTACCACGGAGGAGTCCTCAGCAGCACTCTTCGCTATCGAAACAAACGCCTTGCAAGTTTTCAGTCTGCCATAGCAGAGTGCAAGAAGGGATCAAGAAGGTACAACAAGCTTGTTAGTGCAAAGAAAAGAGCCCTGAGACGGCTCAGAAACCAGATCAACGACATCATGCACAAGATCACAAGCAGTTTCATCGGACTGTGCCTCAGAAAGCAAATCAGAACCATCGTGATAGGAGACGTCACAGGGATCAGAGAAAGAGCAGACTACAGCGACAACGCGAACCAGAAGATCCACCAGTGGCAGTTCAGAAAACTCATCGAGATGATAAGGTACAAAGCAGAGCAGTTCGGAATCGAAGTGAAACTCATCTCAGAAGCGAATACAAGCAAGACGTGTCCTAACTGTGGTGCAAAGAACAATCCGAACGGAAGAAGATACCACTGCGAAGCCTGT
This window encodes:
- the tnpA gene encoding IS200/IS605 family transposase, with the protein product MHIKKTRWSHYNLNYHFAWIPKYRRKILVGSIAEELERILRNTAKQHGIEILALSIQPDHVHLFVSAPPRFSPAEIANLFKGVSARKLLEKFPELRTKEGLWARSYYVGTAGNVSEETIRRYIEECQDV
- the aglB gene encoding cyclomaltodextrinase, which encodes MMYPMPSWVYDSVVYQIFPDRFFIGKGKTVEDKKDLYLKRGGVIEKWGVPPRKLPGAQHVKIFYGGDLWGIAEKVDYFEELGINVLYLTPIFLSDTNHKYDTIDYFRVDPQFGGKRAFLHLLRVLHERSMKLILDGVFNHVGSQHPWFKKAKKNDPEYVNRFFLYKDRHRSWFDVGSLPELNVEVEEVKEYILKVVEHYLKLEIDGWRLDCGHDLGPTVNLWINMKVKEFSAEKYLVSEIWTYPAGWDMVDGLMNYNFRNLVLSYVNGETDSIGFHLERAYRETKNIFGCWNMLDSHDTPRLATMVPDRDLRKLAVVLQFTYPGVPLVYYGTEIGLTGGEDPECRATMEWNREKWDVDLFEFYKKMIRLRRTDPGLRFGEFVLLNDSPLAFLRKAPHPLQNTIVVVNPGEEKVLVLSIPDGKIMNTTPLVDVFSGERFHVDGGVVKLPLPARSFRILKPEDLRVGKYRLYKRV
- a CDS encoding cache domain-containing protein; protein product: MICVLSIFQLYFSGMKTARDFIRNVNNTVTSFINGYFRKFYVVDVLSRIPEVRYAPYLTDEERRKVLEIYRIFQEADRDIYYLYSGYENGLLLINDYEPAEGYDPRVRPWYRAALESRPKPTGGIPYREFKTKELLFSVSKVITDDEGNVTGVISVETLLERLLSNFPHSFDNHETVTEPQPRKLFPFRGIGLLWC
- a CDS encoding ABC transporter permease subunit, whose protein sequence is MMVRKKNRWLTHVLLTLLVVVVLFPIVWVVSTSFRRDEAAFSPKLFSSRLTIQHYKDLVAPEKNLPVLIQEMQSLVSRVKPFDNVSREKADRLVEDRIRRFENYLAETKKLLEDVNARNSKIEEALSQKFSDVLSYTKDVLEEAKKLTQEQMDKTPLPDSQRIAVALYERLKGKSFRSAEFQALKDVIEKVVGYSVENQDTLNDALSELGLVYEKEVGTFMREIEKLNGEIETLQREIATLKKQKETLEKEILEKQKVLEVLKPDIDSVSEVLVKLKDMVHSVRNSKVETAFPYEDSKLKSSLEKLLSELNTLYNKISAFSDLSDLSEKIFAMKSSLEEINNVVSEDGDISKKALYGSFVQSFEETVPIVEGIVEKVSDGIDDFVQKIKDLKNIENEFIVLEAKLDGLEKSLNNVRSSLSEKEKEISSAKMYLDLKIFNHQIQSRIDSLEDIESFNNAAQMKLLSIYRTLRDFVSGYVSEHGGDDFIGKIRKLATKLSWIEDYRDLNRRVETGYKNALKIVENAQNILDDFKESYSNLLDLSFKGLYISSEHLEMLYDLVKMNFVQEVLTNTAVASRKAGTLMDTIPLKELKSDLKKIDGDLYRLAQIWEQKTKHYFLRWVMNSVIVAGLVSLITTAVCALAAYPFSRMRFWGRQYGIMALLLIQMFPAIMYMVAIYGLLKLIGQFLPFLGLDSLGGLIFAYLGNIAYNMYLIKGFYDTIPSSLEEAAMIDGATRFQTFYKIVVPLALPILTVIVILTFIGTFNEFVLARIILQDVKNYTYALGLWTFSTGAYETEWGLFTAAALLGMTPMVILFLSLQKYIVGGLTKGSVKG
- a CDS encoding RNA-guided endonuclease InsQ/TnpB family protein, translating into MSRRVIRTYKLAVPGHLNQICEELNRTAARIYNKTMSLVRKIHQKKGFWLSWPAADKYILRWAENIKIHVHSKQAFVQLYFQALKGYFKAAKKNQDAKPPHKKKRYLPFIWKESAVKLLPDGTLRLSLGKEREPFVVQTPLKPPLRIKQARLVFEDGYYLHLAIEVEIEEKNAGSGVMAADLGVLRPITCFDGKEVISYHGGVLSSTLRYRNKRLASFQSAIAECKKGSRRYNKLVSAKKRALRRLRNQINDIMHKITSSFIGLCLRKQIRTIVIGDVTGIRERADYSDNANQKIHQWQFRKLIEMIRYKAEQFGIEVKLISEANTSKTCPNCGAKNNPNGRRYHCEACGFEYHRDGVGAINIWKRYPGTGQVVAGLAPVRGVRFHPHLCGHGASLAPWKVA
- the aglA gene encoding alpha-glucosidase AglA; this encodes MPSVKIGIIGAGSAVFSLRLVSDLCKTPGLSGSTVTLMDIDEERLDAVLTIAKKYVEEVGADLKFEKTMNLDDVIIDADFVINTAMVGGHTYLEKVRQISEKYGYYRGIDAQEFNMVSDYYTFSNYNQLKYFVEIARKIEKLSPKAWYLQAANPVFEGTTLVTRTVPIKAVGFCHGHYGVMEIVEKLGLEEEKVDWQVAGVNHGIWLNRFRYNGENAYPLLDRWIEEKSKDWKPENPFNDQLSPAAIDMYRFYGVMPIGDTVRNSSWRYHRDLETKKKWYGEPWGGADSEIGWKWYQDTLGKVTEITKKVAKFIKENPSARLSDLGSVLGKDLSEKQFVLEVEKILDPERKSGEQHIPFIDALLNDNKARFVVNIPNRGIIHGIDDDVVVEIPALVDKNGIHPEKIEPPLPDRVVKYYLRPRIMRMEMALEAFLTGDIRIIKELLYRDPRTKNDEQVEKVIEEILALSENEEMRKHYLKR